GGTTTAAATTTTAGTTTCGCCCTAATTAGCAGTGCTGGTAAACTCACCACCTTTGTCCAGCTTGTAATGTATTTCATTAACCTTAATTAATGTTAAATTACCATCAACTAGTTTCACATTTATTATTTCAGGTAAAGCAGAATAAATAATATAAGCAGAAGCAAGGTAACTGATTTAGTGGGCGTTtgaacataagaattgtaaaatttcaaattaGGGAGGaaattttttcaagtgaaaatgatatttgaaatttagagttgtatttggacatgaatataattttgggttgtttttgaaattttgtgagtgatttaagtaaaaaatttgaaaaacagctttttggagttttttaaattttcgaaaatttccaaaatgtatcttcaagtgaaaattgaaaataaaacaGATTTCGATtttgcaaaaaaagaaaaaatttcttatgtctaAACGGGCTCTTAGGTTCTGCAACTCTTTCCTCTTGCTTGAGAAAGCTACATAAGGAAGGAGAGGGAGAACAATAGTTCTGCAAATTTTATGAACATACTCACGTGTGAGTCTAAGATTTAAATTTGATGTATTCAACCTCTAAAACTTTTTAGCGTTAAATTCATTTATACTTTTTAAAATGAATATAGATCTAATAATTATTCAAATTCCAATGGACTTttacatatgtatatatttatgttCTGCATCGAAAATATTGAGTTCTAATGTAAATGATGATACTATTTCTTTTCGGCCTGAGCAATATGTTTTGAACATAGGTAAGTTGTTTGTCTCTTTTATTAATCATGACACAGATTTTTGGCTTATTTGGTTGCATCATTCACATGCCTATATATAACTCCTAACCTTTTTCTTGCGGTTAGAACATCCGGTTGATCGAAATTCTTTGCTGGTTTTTCATTATTATCAAATGTTATGTTAGAATTCAGTTCATGTGTAACAAATAAGGCACACATAACCATACATACATCATTCAATGCGTTTCTGGTAAGGTTTGCGTATATTCTACCCTCGAGAGACTCCACTTGTGAGACTACACTggatatgttattgttgttgttagagGCGGACCTAGGATTCGGCGGCGCGGGAGCACATTGATattcaatataaatttatcaCTGCAGCTTATAAAGATTGGTACGGGGACATATGCTAATATCTAACTATTTTTTTAAGATATTTGCAAGTATATATGGAGTTTTTGTCGAAGTTTTCCGGTGTCGGTGACCCCTCAACTCGTCATGTGTGTCCGCCTCTGCAGATAAGGTCCGAAGAAGGACCGCATCCCCAAGATGTGTGATATAGATAATTTATCCTAATGCAAATATTCGTGGTTGTTTTCATGGATTGAACCCGTGATTGGTTTCTCAAAGATAATTTTACCGTAGTTCCAAGACTTTGCCGCGATATATTTCATTAACCATAGGAGGATATTTTATATCAATTTCCACAAAAGTTAGTGTtgcttaaaaaatgaaaaataatgaaGAAGCCTAAAATagccctttttttgtttttcatatATAATAAAAACATTGACACCTTTATTGTTAGGGCCTAAAGTAACAGACTCGACGGCCTTATAAGCCTTCAAATTCCATAAAcaccaacaaaattttcgaggaAAAAAGATCCTATATAGAGTCTACCAAAATATTCTTGAACTTCAGAAAACGAATTAGGATATTGAGCTGTGAGATTCAACGATAAGACAACATTCCCAAGCACATCAACCCTTTGTGCTAGCGCAAATATGGTTGGAGTTTGTTGTTGTTTCACGATGTTAACAGCTACACAATAGTCGCCCAAGATCGTCCTCTTTATGTTATCTGGATGTCCAGTAAGGTTTGCGAATATTTCTGTTGAATTCGCTTTTGGACCTTTGAGCCAAAACCTCCTGATTCTGCTAGCAATTATTTCTGTGATCAGAACATATGATCAGAACATAACTTGCTTTGTTCTTATATCATACTTGAAAAATCTCCCTGTTGTATCTCCACTTTGAAGGATTAAATTTATGTCTCTGTCAAAGTAGCGAAAGTTTCACGCTTAAGTCAGGTATATTAGCTGTAACTTGTAAGTTCGGAGACGGATCTAGGATTTTCGGTACATGGGCGCACTACTAAAAAAAAAGGAGTAAAACATCTATTAAGTGGAGATTGAACCATGTTCCTCTTGATAAATAACTCAACCTTTAACCAAGTGCACCATTCAACCTTCTTGAAACATGAGTGCCAACAATTAATATTAAaccaattttagaaaatatgtacataaaatatcaaattttgaGGAGAGACCATGAGTTCACGTACCCTATAATCTCCCCTATAAATCCGCCCGTGTAAGTTCATAATGAAATTTGAGTTTTATGTCTCATAGTTAAGATATTTATACAGATTGGTGCTAGGGCTgtcaaatttggcccaagccCAAATAACCCACCCAACCTGCTCAAGATTGGGCTGGTTATTGACCCACCCAAGGTTGGACTGGTTATTGATCCACCCATTTATTTAACTTAATCCATCTTGACCAACCCGTCTCAACCCATTTAAAGTTGGGCTAATTTTTAGTCCAAATTGATCCATGATTAACTTTGCCAAAATATCttagaaataattttattttttgtttgatatgttatatatgaccatagcaaaagaaaaaaagtcttatttagtaattatacaatttataagaaagcaacacatattaattaaagttTAATAAGAGTTTGGCGGGTTGAGTTATGACCCGAATTTTAGTCCATCTTAGCTCAAGTAACTTTTGGACGAATCATTTGACTCGCCCAATTATTGactcaacccattttgacccgcccaaaattgacccaacccGCCCATTTGACACCCCTAATTGGTGCTAACTAGTCACCCACCCTTGTTTCTGTGTTTACTGATTCATACTCATTAGACATTTACCTATAAATTCATTATTGAGATGACCCGATAAGTAGATTTTACAACATCTCGGAAAATCCAAAGTTCATTGAAAATTGAATGAGCAAACCTGGTGCGAAGTATTAATCCTGAATCAATAAAATATATGACTCCCCCTATTTGGTCGACGTCTAGCGCGTCCGCAAAGGCGAAAGGGACGCCATCTATGCCCGAAACAAGTTGTGTGGCAAGGCCTCCGTTTGATCCAACGGACAAGAGGCCATAATTGATGTCAGTAATGTAGAGATCACCAGTTTTGTAATAAAACCCAACGCCAAGAGGTCTTCCACGTGTGATTAGTAAATTTGGGTCATTTGTTCCATCACATTCCTCCTTGGTCCTAAAGAGAAAGAAATTATGTTGCTCTCAAAGTAACAATAAAACTTACAATTTAAAACTAGAATGAAGTAAAAggccggtgcactaagctccagCTATGCGCGGGGTACAGGAAAGGGCTGTACTATATGGGTCTATTGTACGTAGTCTTACTCTGTATTTTTGCGAGAgattgtttccacggcttgaatcTGTGACTtgctggtcacatggcagcaactttaccaattacgTCAAGACTTTCCTTCAATTTAAAACTAGAATGAAGTGGGGAAAAAATAACAAGTTGTTGTGTTTTACCTTAATGGTGATGTGGTAGCAAAATCAATGAAGCCAATATTTGGACCTTGATATTTGAGTACTCTGCCATCAGCCACACTCGTGTAAGGTCCATTGCCTTTAAGATCAAAAGCGGTAGAGTCAGGGCCGACTGTTTGCTGAGGAAGTTGGAGCTTCTTAAATTGAAGTGGTGGAAGTTGACTAGAGTAAGCAAGGGAAGAAGAGAAGATTAGCACTATCAATATTCCTATCATGTTGATACTTGTTATGATTTGCATGTTTGTGAGGAAGCAATAGGAAAAGAATGAACGTTAGTTGGTATTTATAGAAAGTAATCCCTACCCGACCCCTTTAATTTATTTACTCCCTTTGTCCTCAATTATGCGATAtaatttcctttttagtttgtccTAGAAAAAAATTGTCATCTTTCTATACTTAAAAAGGATTTATTTCCTCCTATTCATATTAATTGTCGTGGCTACTAAATATATCTAGTCCAAAATAATTGTAGTTTTAGAAAATCATggtataattaattatttttttctattttgccCTTAGTTTCTTGATAGTAAAAACAAACTACATAGCATAGAAAACATAAAAATGAAAAGTATTAAATATGGGTATAGTAGTCAAAAAACCCTCTTATTAATAGTTTCTTAAGAGACGTataaaagaaaattatgactAACTCAAAATAGATCGGAGGAAATAACTTTAAATTTCCCTTTTATACTTGATAAGATGATTCATAATCACACAACTGTCTAAGACTTATTATTTTTGACCATAGGCTTCAAACGTCTTCATTTCTTTAGTCAAACtgtgaaaataaattttttttatttagtttcaTATAAGGAGGGGATGGTAGGGATCCTACTTCCCTAGGCATGGGCGAAAGTAGTATGAGGAAATTTATTGCAGGACTGAAGACTCAAGATCAATTCAATTTGCTTTAAGTCATATTTCGTATTATGTATTTGTTAATAGTAGTAGTGTAagtttttgtgatgacccaaaaggtcatcttatattttagaactcgaatttgcgctcttaagccttaaaaatcttatttttatccttctcgatttgcgtgcacagtccggacatgtttccggaaagcttttatgttaaaaattgatgaaaataagaatttataccttaaaaattaattttagttaacttcgatcaacatttttggtaaacggtcccggatccatattttgacggtcccggtgggtccgtagaatcgaattcggaggtccctagctcaagttatgaatttttgatgaaaattaaaagtctgaaaattaattatttctaaGAATTGATTTATGTTTGGCATTGtgagtaccgggtccgtattttggttccggagccggtacaggttcattatgatatttaagatttgtctgtgaaatttggtgagaaacggagttgatttgtcGTGATTCGggcgtccagttgagaagataggaattttaaagtgttcttgagaattttatttgatttggtgctaaattcatagttctaaatgttattttggcgatttgatcacgtgagcaagttcgtatgatatttttagacttgtgtgcatgtttggtttggagccccaagggttCGATGattttcggataggccacaggatgttttggacttagaaaatctgatattttgctccagcaggtgttctggcatgccCTTTTGGtaggcagctcacagcatcagggttctcgtgccatggttctggcaccagttgctgcaccacctgctcagccagccagaggcaagGGTCAggtagccagaggtagaggccagacagttagaggtggaggtcaggctgttagatgtggagaccagccagctagaggccgtcccggggacgtagttcagggtggtggggcccagccccggtgttatacTTACCCAGCCAGACTTGAGGatgagtcatctgacgttgttatcacaggtattgtttcagtttgcagtagagatgcttcagttctatttaatCTGGGGTCTacttactcatatgtgtcatcctattttgcttcatatttggttgtgccccgtgattctttgagtgctcctgtgtatgtgtctatgcagtgggagatgctattgttgtagatcgtatttatcgctcgtgtgtgatcaccattgggagtcttgagactcatgtagatcttctacttcttgatatggttgattttgatgtcatactgggtatggattgcctgtcaccttatcatgccatattagattatcacgccaagacggtgaccttagccttgcaggggttgcctcgattagagtggaaagggattcttggtcattctgccagtagggttatctcttatgtgaaggctcgacatatggtcgagaaggggtgtctagattatttggcttatgtccgcgattctagtgtggaggttccttccatggattcaatgCCAGTTATTcctgagtttccagaggtatttcctgcagacctgccgaggatgccacccgatagggacattgatttgactccggcactcagcccatttccattccgccataccgcatgACCCCgccagagttaaaagaattgaaggaacaattacaagatttgcttgataagggcttcattagacctagtgcctcgccctggggtgcacctgtgttgtttgtaaagaagaaagatggatcgatgagaatgtgtatagattatcgacagttgaacaaggtcaccatcaagaacaaatatccattgccgaggattgatgatttatttgatcggcttcagggtgccaaggtgttttcgaacaTTGATTTacgatctggctaccatcagttgaggattagggcatccgatgtccctaagaaagCTTtacggactcggtatgggcattatgagtttctagtaatgccatttgggctaacaaatgccccaacaacattcatggatttgatgaaccaggtgtccaagccctacttggattcctttgtgattgtgttattgatgatatcttggtctaCCCCCACaaccgagaggagcacgagcagcaccttcggattgttcttcaaactctgagagacagctagttatatgctaaattctcaaaatgtgagttttggttgagttcagttgctttcttgggtcacgttgtatcagcagaggatattcaggtggatcctaagaagattgaggcagttcagaactggcctagacccacatcagctatagagatccgtagtttcttgggattggcaggttattactgtcgattcgtggaggggttttcatctatagcagccccgctAACCAGGTTGACCTataagggtgccccgttcaggtggtcagacaagtgtgaggcgagcttccagaagctcaagacagctttgactacgacaccggtattaGTATTACCCagaggttcaggatcttatacagtatattgtgacacatctcgtattggtctgggtgcggtattgatgcagggtggcaaggttattgtatATTCTTCGCGGCAgctgaaagttcacgagaagaattaccctgttcatgatctagagttggcagccattgttcacgcgctgaagatttggaggcactatctttacggcgttccatgtgaggtattcacggatcatcagagcttgcagtatttgttcaagcaaaaggagctcaatttgaggcagatgaggtggttagagctattgaaagattataatatcactatattatatcatcccgggaaggccaatgtggtggccgctactttgagtagaaagtcagcaagtatgggtagccttgcttatattccagttggagagagaccgcttgcattggatgttcaggccctggccaaccagttcgtgaggttggatatttttgagcccagtcgtgtcctagcttgtacagttactcggtcttctttatttgagcgcatcagatattggcaggatgacgatcctcatttacttgtccttagagacacagtgcggcactgtggtgccaagcaggttactgttggagatgacggagttttgaggatgcagggttgtatttatgtgcctaatgtggatggactttgtgagttgattcttgaggaggcctacaattcccagtattctattcattcgggcgccgccaagatgtatcaggacttgcgacagcattattggtggaggaggatgaagaaagacatagttgcatatgtagctcggtggctaaattgccagcaggtaaagtgtgagtaTCAGAGACATgttggtttacttcagaggttagagattcctgaatggaagtgggagcgtatcactatggattttgttgttggactctcacggactcagaggaatgtcgatgcagtttgggtcattgtggacaggctgaccaagtcagtgcattttatTCTTATGGCAGTTATCTATTCCTCGGAGCGggtggcagagatttacattcgtgagatcgtccgtcttcacggtgtgctcgtatctatcatttatgatcgaggtacgcatttaacctcgcacttttggagagcagtacatcgtgagttgggcacgcgagttgagttgagcacatcgtttcatcctcagacggacggatagtccgagcacattattcagatattggaggatatgctccgcgcatgtgttatagacttcggaggatcgtgggatcaattattgccccttgcagagttcgcctacaacaacaactactagtcgagcattcagatggctccctatgagggactatatggtaggcgatgccggtcgccagttgggtggttcgagcttGGAGAGGTTCGATTGTTGgccacagacttagtacaggataccttagataaggtcaagattattcaggatcgacttcgcacagctcagtccaggcagaagagttatgccgaccgtagagttcgtgatgttgcattcatggtcggggagagagtgttgcttcgggtatcacccatgaagggtgtaatgaggttcggaaagaagggcaagttgagccctaggtatatcagaccttttgagattctggagagagtgggagaggtggcttacaggcttgcgttgccacctagtttaacagttgttcatccgg
This DNA window, taken from Nicotiana tabacum cultivar K326 chromosome 15, ASM71507v2, whole genome shotgun sequence, encodes the following:
- the LOC107794230 gene encoding protein STRICTOSIDINE SYNTHASE-LIKE 12-like, yielding MIGILIVLIFSSSLAYSSQLPPLQFKKLQLPQQTVGPDSTAFDLKGNGPYTSVADGRVLKYQGPNIGFIDFATTSPLRTKEECDGTNDPNLLITRGRPLGVGFYYKTGDLYITDINYGLLSVGSNGGLATQLVSGIDGVPFAFADALDVDQIGGVIYFIDSGLILRTRFAHSIFNELWIFRDVYVLITEIIASRIRRFWLKGPKANSTEIFANLTGHPDNIKRTILGDYCVAVNIVKQQQTPTIFALAQRVDVLGNVVLSLNLTAQYPNSFSEVQEYFGRLYIGSFFLENFVGVYGI